One Bacteroidota bacterium genomic window, CAGCATAGTTGTCTTTTTTTGTTAACACCGCCGTTTATAAAGTAGTGCGTAAAGCATTTGATCGGAGCTAGTTAGATTAGGTGGAAATGGAAATAAATAGATTCATACGCTGCGACAAGAATTCGATTTGCTAGAGGAGTTGAACCCTGTTTTCGGCTACAATTATAGGGTTAAGCGTATTTGTTTGTTCAGTGGGAATCCAAAATGAGGAATGGATGTAGAGATAAGGGTTCGCTTTATTTAAAAGGAACCGAACTCGAGCTGATAGATGAGTCTTATGGGTGTGATGTCTGACGTGTTTTAATCAGGCCCTAATAGTTGAGGCGGAGTAGTTGTTTTGTATCCGAATGCTGAAGTTATAGCTTAGGCCTAATTTTCTTTTAGAGGAAACAGGTTTTCTTGGGACTCAAAAATATCTTTAGATATGACGATCAAAGATTTACGAATCACACTTATAGCAGCACGCATATATGTTGCATTCATAGCCCTCACCTTTATTGCAATTCTGGTTATTACGGTGGTCAGGGATAAATCAATCGTGGACGCGCTGCCAGGCGCGTTATTGGTACTGGCCGTAGTGATTAGTATCATTCCAACGGGGATAGATGCTGCAAAAAAGCTGAAGTCTCAAGCTGATTAGTTATTGAATTAGTAACGGGGCTTCCGGTTGATAGATTGGGCGTAGTGTATCAGGCATGACCATGTGTATTAGGCATGAGCAACGACGTGGGTATTTGCGCGGGAAAAAAGATCGTGGTGCGAAGACTACCAGGCTCGTCCTGTGCCAAGACTATGCTACCCCTCACGAAGCCCCATACGTAAACACTTCTTCGAGCGGCACATCAAATACCGCTGCAATCTGGAACGCCACTTCAAGCGAAGGGGAGTACTTTCCGCTTTCAATCGCGTGTATGGTCTGGCGTGTAACACCTACCTGTGTTGCAAGCTGCTGCTGGGTCATTTCGTCGTTGTGAAAACGCAATGCGCGGATTTTGTTTGTGATGTTTGTGCCCATGATCAGACGCCGCGGTTGTAATACACAAGCTGGAGCGTGTACTTGACGCTGTCGGAGACAAACAGTGCAAGCAGTAGCAGATGCGCGATCCAAACGACCTTCACTGAGAGGATCATACAGACAATGGCTAACAGCACGCCAACTGCTAATATCCATGCAGCGTTGCTTTCAGCACGCCAGCCTATCAATTTATCCCTTTCATCCTTGCCCGTATCAGGTGCCATGATGCTCGCTGCTATATGACCAACTACATTGATCAGTACAATAGATATCACAGCTATGGTGAAAAGGGGCACGTAGAACGGCAATACGTCAACGCCTTCAAAAAGCATGCGTCCTGCGAGCAGGAAATAGGCGCCCAGGCTGACAAGTAAACTGGTTAACTGTATCCAGGCGCTCTTTTCTTCGAATGAAGCATTCATTGGTTTTATCAATTGGTGGAGACAAAACAGGTTCTGATATGCGTTGCTTTACGGCAGGGTGTAAATAAAGTTATACTTCGTGTAAAAAATATTTTACACGAATGTCCTGGCAATAGAGAAAGCGTAGCAGCAAGCACTGTAATCGCAACTAAGGATCATACCTTGTTCTAAGACAGGGCCAGAACTTGATTATAGTTTCCGGTACCACTAATGGGGGGCATTTCACCCAATCGTTTTCTGGATACCGGATGAAGTCCGGCATGACGTGGAGGAGGAAAACGAGCACAGGAGCACATTTTGACGCGTCGTGTTATTTGTGATGTAGAGACAAAATCAAGTTGGGTATGAGGCGTGAAGGATAGCGTTTTATCCTTTGTGATACATAAATGGGGCTCAACACTTAAAGCCGGGTGTCGACTGCCGAGTGATGCTCTTTATTTGACACAGCAGAATACAATAGCGTTGCTACGAGCACTGTCATAATGCAAAAGAGAAACCCGGAAATACGAAAACCCAAAAAAATATAGATCATTCCCTCAACCGCTAACTCGGCATTCGACAATAAAAAAGCCCGATCTACCACCATAGATCGGGCTAAACTCTAAGACTTCTTCGCCAGAAGTAAAGGCACTGCATGAGGCAATGATAGTGTCCGCTTTATTCGGAAGAAAAAGAGGGGAGCAGCAGAAACGGCATTTTAGACCCAAAAAGCACGTTTGCTGCTCCCCTGCGTTCGCCACCGTGATAGTAGCGGTATGACTACCACGCCTTTAATACAATCTGAATTCGCACTATGCGTAACGGTATTACAATTTTTTTTACACAATGGAATTGAAGGCAATTTTGTTACGTCTATAGTACAATGAAAAGTGCCCTGCGCATTTATTTGCGTAAAGGGATACGCATTGTAGTTTATTGATGTGTAATATGATTGAACCGTTGGTAAAAACGGCTCAATAATCCCTGGAATGGAAGGCTCAATGGGGGAGAACGTAAAACCCGTAAACCGATTTAAAGTATGGGCGAGTCAACTTCGAGACTCCGACCGGGGAGCGTACGCCGCTGTGTTCCAAGACATGAGTGCACAACTTGTGCGTTATGCTAAAACCATAACACGCGACGAAGCAAGTGCCTGTGATGTAATACAGGATGTTTTTTTGAAATTGTGGGAGATCAGAGAACGGATCAAACCTGAATCCTCTCTTCATGCATTGCTTTACACGATGACGCGCAATGCAGCGATCAATATGAATCGCAAACGCGCGCCGATGGTGTACCAGCAAGCTGATGGGGAAGATGTGTTTGACCAGGCATTGGCCGGCAAAAGTACTGCATCTGATGCTGTGCTGGAAGCCAATAGGCTCGCTGCG contains:
- a CDS encoding helix-turn-helix transcriptional regulator; this translates as MGTNITNKIRALRFHNDEMTQQQLATQVGVTRQTIHAIESGKYSPSLEVAFQIAAVFDVPLEEVFTYGAS
- a CDS encoding RNA polymerase sigma-70 factor; the encoded protein is MEGSMGENVKPVNRFKVWASQLRDSDRGAYAAVFQDMSAQLVRYAKTITRDEASACDVIQDVFLKLWEIRERIKPESSLHALLYTMTRNAAINMNRKRAPMVYQQADGEDVFDQALAGKSTASDAVLEANRLAARLHAWIDELPERRREAFVLSRHHDLSHKEISNIMGLSERTVNTHIFLALKHLRSRLDALQNDNITL